From a single Intestinibaculum porci genomic region:
- a CDS encoding LytR/AlgR family response regulator transcription factor, whose translation MIRIGICDDEPIFRQQIYDYIREYLDAGECDIVLFAKGEEILSYQYRVDLLFLDIELGKENGIDILKALVDLDYIWRVVFVTAHKEFMPVAFSVKTIGFLEKPVTYGNIIKYIKQVENSIHHSEVVQCNDGQHTFFIRQCDILYVHAAGNYCEICTHNKEIMVDGNLKEWERKMNDFNVMRVHKSYLVNLDYIKDFSGCDIMMINNIKLPVGRHYKKDAKEQYFNYLKNKL comes from the coding sequence ATGATTAGAATAGGTATTTGTGATGATGAGCCTATATTTAGGCAACAAATATATGATTATATTAGAGAGTATTTAGATGCGGGTGAATGTGATATTGTCTTATTTGCGAAAGGTGAAGAAATCCTTTCATATCAATATAGGGTAGATCTTTTATTTCTGGATATTGAGCTAGGTAAAGAAAATGGAATAGATATTTTAAAAGCGTTGGTTGATCTAGATTACATTTGGCGTGTTGTTTTTGTGACCGCTCATAAAGAGTTTATGCCAGTGGCTTTTAGTGTAAAAACAATCGGCTTTCTTGAAAAGCCGGTGACATATGGAAATATTATAAAATATATTAAACAAGTAGAAAACAGTATCCATCATTCTGAAGTCGTACAGTGCAATGACGGGCAGCATACATTTTTCATCCGTCAGTGCGATATTCTTTATGTTCATGCTGCAGGAAATTATTGTGAAATATGTACACATAATAAAGAGATTATGGTTGATGGAAACTTAAAAGAATGGGAAAGAAAAATGAATGACTTCAATGTTATGAGAGTCCATAAATCATATTTAGTGAACTTAGATTATATTAAAGACTTTTCAGGCTGCGATATAATGATGATTAATAATATTAAATTGCCAGTAGGCAGACATTACAAAAAGGATGCTAAGGAACAGTACTTTAATTATTTAAAGAATAAACTTTAA
- a CDS encoding IS1634 family transposase — protein sequence MFLKELVKIPEEKGRINQTKKGKNCYVRYLLEAKYYPDKKYAIPKFVNIGKVADEAGMMYPNQNYIKYFGRDELSEDHSSERSGCLKVGAYIVLSELAREMELKKILEKRFTSEDANLILDLAFYAIITENFQGQYYPYYAFEHPLMTDHMKIYSDSKISSFLASVEPNQIQGFMNDWNCNRDHDKRIYVSYDSTNKNCQAGDIDMVEFGHAKVDKGLPIVNIAMAYDTCNEQPLFYEQYPGSIVDVSQLRYMIGKAQGYGYRNIGFILDRGYFSKPNIHDLDHADYPFIIMVKGQKSLVRSIVLENQDTFEKDRDCFIPKYRVYGKTVKRTLYASDEKDRYFHLYYSNKRNALETECFEDKIAAMKDFLDSLRGTKATISNKYSKYFNLEMHKDGTFICASEKNNVIIEELSLFGYFCIITSEPLTAKEALEIYKSRDTSEKLFRGDKSYLGADAIRVYSGESMRTKMFVEFIALILRNRMHIQLKREEEKMKKKPNYMTVPAAIRELEKMQLIRDGQGDYIVDHATTKTQKAILKAFGIDANVLKKRNASLCKELNDV from the coding sequence ATGTTTTTGAAAGAACTGGTTAAAATTCCAGAAGAAAAAGGAAGAATCAATCAGACAAAGAAAGGTAAAAACTGCTATGTTCGATATCTTTTAGAGGCTAAGTATTATCCGGACAAAAAGTATGCTATTCCTAAATTTGTCAATATAGGCAAAGTGGCTGATGAAGCTGGCATGATGTATCCAAATCAGAACTATATTAAATATTTTGGAAGGGACGAGCTATCCGAAGATCATTCTTCAGAAAGAAGCGGCTGCCTTAAAGTGGGGGCTTATATTGTTTTATCAGAATTGGCGCGAGAGATGGAATTAAAAAAGATACTCGAAAAAAGATTTACATCTGAAGATGCAAATCTGATTCTTGATTTAGCTTTCTATGCGATCATAACTGAAAATTTTCAGGGCCAGTACTATCCCTATTATGCATTTGAGCATCCTCTGATGACGGACCATATGAAAATATATAGCGATTCAAAGATTTCAAGCTTTCTGGCATCGGTTGAACCGAATCAAATTCAAGGCTTTATGAATGACTGGAACTGCAATCGAGATCACGATAAGCGCATTTATGTTTCTTATGATTCAACCAATAAAAACTGTCAAGCTGGAGACATAGATATGGTGGAATTTGGACATGCAAAGGTTGATAAGGGATTGCCTATTGTAAATATAGCTATGGCCTATGATACCTGTAATGAGCAGCCTCTTTTCTATGAGCAGTATCCGGGAAGTATTGTGGATGTATCCCAGCTGAGATATATGATTGGCAAGGCTCAGGGATATGGGTACAGGAATATTGGGTTTATTTTGGACAGAGGCTACTTTAGTAAACCAAATATACATGACTTGGATCATGCAGACTATCCTTTTATAATTATGGTCAAGGGACAAAAAAGCTTAGTAAGAAGCATTGTTTTGGAAAACCAGGATACTTTTGAAAAGGATAGAGACTGTTTTATACCAAAATATAGGGTATATGGAAAAACAGTTAAGCGAACACTTTATGCCTCTGATGAAAAAGATCGTTATTTTCATCTTTACTATTCTAATAAAAGAAATGCTTTGGAAACAGAATGTTTTGAGGATAAGATAGCAGCTATGAAAGATTTTCTGGATAGTCTCAGAGGAACGAAAGCGACGATATCAAACAAATATAGTAAATATTTCAATCTTGAAATGCATAAGGATGGGACATTTATTTGTGCAAGTGAAAAAAATAATGTTATTATCGAAGAATTATCACTTTTTGGATATTTCTGTATTATTACATCAGAACCGTTAACTGCCAAAGAAGCTCTTGAGATTTATAAAAGCAGAGATACGTCCGAAAAATTATTTAGAGGAGATAAATCTTATTTGGGGGCGGATGCGATCAGAGTTTATTCAGGGGAATCAATGAGAACGAAGATGTTTGTGGAATTTATAGCACTGATATTAAGAAACAGAATGCACATTCAATTGAAGCGTGAAGAAGAAAAGATGAAAAAGAAACCAAATTATATGACAGTACCAGCAGCTATTAGAGAGTTGGAGAAGATGCAATTAATTAGAGATGGTCAAGGTGATTATATAGTAGATCATGCCACAACAAAAACTCAGAAGGCTATTCTTAAGGCATTTGGCATTGATGCAAATGTTCTGAAAAAGCGAAACGCGAGTTTGTGCAAAGAGTTGAACGATGTTTAG